A window of the Pseudomonas fluorescens genome harbors these coding sequences:
- the ycaC gene encoding isochorismate family cysteine hydrolase YcaC, with protein MSNVPYKRLNKDDAVVLLVDHQTGLISLVQDFSPNEFKNNVLALGDIAKFFNLPTILTTSFDSGPNGPIVPELKEQFPDAPFIARPGQINAWDNEDFVKAIKATGRKQLIIAGVVTDVCVAFPTLSAIAEGFEVFVVTDASGTFNTTVQQAAWARMSAAGAHLLNWFAVACELQGDWRNDMEGLANLLSQRLPNYRNLINSYTKFTAK; from the coding sequence ATGAGCAACGTTCCTTACAAACGCCTGAACAAAGACGACGCCGTGGTCCTGCTGGTCGACCACCAGACCGGTCTGATTTCGCTGGTGCAGGATTTCTCGCCGAACGAGTTCAAGAACAACGTGCTGGCGCTGGGTGACATCGCCAAGTTCTTCAACCTGCCGACCATCCTCACCACCAGCTTCGACAGCGGCCCGAACGGCCCGATCGTGCCTGAGCTGAAAGAGCAATTCCCGGACGCCCCGTTCATTGCCCGTCCTGGCCAGATCAACGCCTGGGACAACGAAGACTTCGTCAAGGCCATCAAGGCCACCGGCCGCAAGCAACTGATCATCGCGGGTGTGGTGACTGACGTGTGCGTGGCGTTCCCGACCCTGTCGGCCATCGCTGAAGGCTTCGAAGTGTTCGTGGTGACTGACGCTTCCGGCACTTTCAACACCACCGTGCAACAGGCGGCTTGGGCGCGCATGTCGGCGGCTGGTGCGCATCTGTTGAACTGGTTTGCTGTGGCTTGCGAGCTGCAAGGCGACTGGCGCAACGACATGGAAGGCCTGGCGAATCTGCTGTCCCAGCGTCTGCCTAACTATCGCAACCTGATCAACAGCTATACCAAGTTCACTGCCAAGTGA
- a CDS encoding mechanosensitive ion channel family protein → MSLFSAHLLSWSALLLVLDTLLWHLVPFKHRAQRVAVRLVLFLAFNALVINAGVSPLQAPVFVDDPVAQLGATALGILWWLYAARVLTEVIGLILMRRIGHSGRLLQDVIGALVFLAAIVAAAGYVLDLPVKGLLATSGVVAIVIGLALQSTLADVFSGIVLNTTKPYQVDDLVVIDGVEGKVLDINWRATHLLTSTGTLAVVPNSVAAKAKIVNLSRPNNLHGVSISIKVPNHIRPRRVLDALDRTLQGSSSLLLSPAPKAVLKEAGEEMSEYVASGFIAELGKKSDVRNQLFDLAHRHLEAAGISRHPDGVIEPSTRARALLDEVKIFRSLSHEERDRLAESMVAQQYSAGQVVLDLEEVPDSLFVIATGVVSASVPDGNGFTEAGRMGPSEVMGEQSILADTPSQATFTALTSSIIYRLDKNLTRQCMEQRSEVGRALNKLQAVRQQNSRLALMAKPAPVRKGGFLGWLQKR, encoded by the coding sequence ATGAGCCTTTTTTCTGCCCACCTGCTGTCCTGGAGCGCCCTGCTGCTGGTGCTCGACACCCTGCTCTGGCATCTCGTGCCGTTCAAGCATCGCGCGCAACGGGTCGCTGTGCGACTGGTGCTGTTTCTGGCCTTCAACGCACTGGTCATCAACGCCGGTGTCAGCCCGTTGCAGGCGCCAGTGTTCGTCGATGACCCGGTGGCACAACTCGGGGCGACGGCACTGGGGATTCTCTGGTGGCTGTATGCCGCACGGGTGCTCACCGAAGTCATCGGTCTGATCCTGATGCGCCGCATCGGCCACAGCGGCCGGCTGTTGCAGGACGTGATCGGTGCGCTGGTGTTTCTCGCGGCCATCGTCGCGGCGGCCGGGTATGTGCTGGATCTGCCGGTCAAAGGCCTGCTTGCGACCTCCGGCGTGGTGGCGATCGTCATCGGTCTGGCGCTGCAAAGCACGTTGGCCGACGTGTTTTCCGGCATCGTGCTCAACACCACCAAGCCGTATCAGGTGGATGATCTGGTGGTGATCGACGGCGTCGAAGGCAAGGTGCTCGACATCAACTGGCGCGCCACGCACCTGTTGACCAGCACCGGCACCCTGGCCGTGGTGCCGAACTCGGTGGCGGCCAAGGCCAAGATCGTCAACCTCAGCCGACCGAACAACCTGCACGGTGTGTCGATCAGCATCAAGGTGCCGAACCACATCCGCCCGCGCCGGGTGCTCGATGCCCTCGACCGCACGCTGCAAGGCAGCAGCAGTCTGCTGCTGTCGCCTGCGCCGAAAGCGGTGTTGAAAGAGGCCGGCGAAGAAATGTCCGAATACGTGGCCAGCGGTTTCATCGCCGAACTGGGCAAGAAAAGCGACGTGCGCAATCAACTGTTCGACCTCGCCCACCGCCATCTCGAAGCCGCCGGCATCTCGCGCCACCCGGACGGCGTGATCGAACCTTCCACCCGTGCCCGTGCGTTGCTCGATGAAGTGAAAATCTTCCGCTCGCTGAGCCATGAGGAACGCGATCGCCTCGCCGAGTCGATGGTCGCGCAGCAGTACAGCGCCGGGCAGGTGGTGCTCGATCTGGAGGAAGTCCCGGACAGCCTGTTCGTGATCGCCACCGGCGTGGTCAGCGCCAGCGTGCCGGACGGCAACGGTTTTACCGAGGCCGGGCGCATGGGGCCGAGTGAGGTCATGGGTGAACAGAGCATTCTGGCGGATACGCCTTCCCAGGCGACGTTCACCGCACTGACGTCGTCGATCATTTATCGCCTCGACAAGAACCTGACTCGCCAGTGCATGGAACAGCGCAGTGAAGTGGGTCGGGCGCTGAATAAATTGCAGGCGGTACGGCAGCAGAACAGTCGGTTGGCGTTGATGGCCAAGCCTGCGCCGGTTCGCAAGGGTGGGTTTTTGGGGTGGTTGCAGAAGCGCTGA
- a CDS encoding alpha/beta hydrolase has product MNIKKTLAASLLALSIGNAFAAESTGVEHNTQAFLDALAAGGGKPLEQLSPKDARAVLTGAQASVKVDLSGVEVSDKAIKVDGQTINLKVVRPAKVKGELPVFMFFHGGGWVLGDFPTHQRLIRDLVVGSGAVAVYVDYTPSPEAQYPTAINQAYAATKWVAEHGKDIGVDGKRLAVAGNSVGGNMAAVVALMAKEQKTPALRFQLLMWPVTNAGFDNGSYQQFAEGHFLTKGMMKWFWDNYTTNPAERAQIHASPLNASAEQLKGLPAALVQTAEFDVLRDEGEGYARHLDAAGVPVTSVRYNGMIHDFGLLNPLNGIPEVKAAVRQAAAELKTHLN; this is encoded by the coding sequence ATGAACATCAAGAAAACCCTCGCCGCTTCCCTCCTCGCCCTGTCGATCGGCAACGCCTTCGCCGCCGAAAGCACTGGCGTCGAACACAACACCCAGGCCTTCCTCGACGCCCTCGCCGCCGGCGGTGGCAAACCGCTGGAGCAACTGAGCCCGAAAGACGCCCGTGCGGTGCTGACCGGCGCCCAGGCTTCGGTGAAGGTTGACCTGTCCGGTGTTGAAGTCAGCGACAAGGCGATCAAGGTCGACGGCCAGACGATCAACCTGAAAGTGGTGCGTCCGGCCAAGGTCAAGGGCGAGTTGCCGGTGTTCATGTTCTTCCACGGTGGCGGCTGGGTGCTGGGCGACTTCCCGACGCACCAACGCTTGATCCGAGATCTGGTGGTGGGTTCTGGCGCGGTCGCGGTGTACGTCGACTACACGCCGTCGCCGGAAGCGCAGTACCCAACCGCGATCAATCAGGCTTACGCCGCGACAAAGTGGGTGGCGGAGCACGGCAAGGACATTGGTGTCGACGGCAAGCGTCTGGCGGTGGCCGGCAACAGCGTCGGCGGCAACATGGCGGCGGTCGTGGCACTGATGGCCAAGGAACAGAAAACCCCGGCCCTGCGCTTCCAGTTGCTGATGTGGCCGGTGACCAATGCCGGGTTCGATAACGGCTCGTACCAGCAATTCGCCGAGGGCCACTTCCTGACCAAAGGCATGATGAAATGGTTCTGGGACAACTACACCACCAACCCGGCCGAGCGTGCGCAGATCCATGCCTCGCCGCTCAACGCCAGCGCCGAACAGCTCAAGGGCCTGCCCGCCGCGCTGGTGCAGACCGCCGAGTTCGACGTGCTGCGTGACGAAGGCGAAGGCTACGCCCGCCACCTCGACGCCGCCGGTGTGCCGGTGACTTCGGTGCGCTACAACGGGATGATTCACGACTTCGGCCTGCTCAACCCGCTGAACGGCATCCCCGAGGTGAAAGCCGCCGTGCGCCAGGCTGCGGCAGAACTCAAGACCCATCTGAACTGA
- a CDS encoding LysR family transcriptional regulator translates to MNPFEDMRIFCQVMDSGSFTAAADQLGLSKQFVSRRLMQLEERLGVRLLNRSTRRLDVTPLGQSYYESALRLLGEVESVEQGIAGQTAEPRGAIRVSAPLSFALAHLGCLLPPFLQRYREVTVEVDLSDRPVDLLGEGYDLALRIGVLEDSTLIARRIASIERVYCASPAYLAERGTPLKPEDLLGHDCLPYGHGRSVQWRFNAGQGKPLLVNVTGRMRVNNGELLRDAAVAGMGITYLPTFIVGAALKDGRLVPVLDGFRPEPLTLSAVYPQHRQASRPVQALIEFLRERLDQTKGVL, encoded by the coding sequence ATGAACCCGTTCGAAGACATGCGTATTTTTTGCCAGGTGATGGACTCCGGCAGCTTCACGGCGGCGGCGGATCAATTGGGTCTGTCCAAGCAGTTCGTCAGCCGTCGGTTGATGCAACTGGAGGAGCGCCTCGGCGTGCGATTGCTCAACCGCTCGACCCGGCGCCTGGACGTGACGCCGCTGGGCCAGAGCTATTACGAGTCGGCGCTGCGCTTGCTCGGCGAAGTGGAGTCGGTGGAGCAGGGCATTGCCGGGCAGACCGCCGAGCCGCGTGGGGCGATTCGCGTGAGTGCGCCGCTGTCGTTTGCGCTGGCGCATCTGGGCTGCCTGCTGCCGCCGTTTCTGCAGCGTTATCGCGAGGTCACGGTGGAAGTGGACCTGAGTGACCGGCCGGTGGATCTGCTGGGTGAGGGTTACGACCTGGCGCTGCGTATCGGCGTGCTGGAAGACTCGACCCTGATCGCCCGCCGCATCGCGTCAATCGAGCGGGTGTACTGCGCCAGTCCTGCGTATCTGGCCGAGCGCGGTACGCCGCTCAAACCGGAAGATCTGCTGGGCCACGACTGCCTGCCTTATGGCCACGGGCGTTCGGTGCAGTGGCGGTTCAACGCGGGGCAGGGCAAGCCGCTGCTGGTAAATGTCACCGGGCGGATGCGCGTCAACAACGGTGAGTTGCTGCGGGATGCGGCGGTGGCGGGGATGGGGATTACCTATCTGCCGACGTTCATTGTCGGCGCGGCGTTGAAGGATGGGCGGCTGGTGCCGGTGCTGGATGGCTTTCGACCGGAACCGCTGACGCTGTCGGCGGTGTACCCGCAGCATCGTCAGGCGTCGAGGCCGGTGCAGGCGTTGATCGAGTTTTTGCGTGAGCGGCTGGATCAGACAAAAGGCGTTTTGTAG